The Arachis ipaensis cultivar K30076 chromosome B10, Araip1.1, whole genome shotgun sequence DNA window GCGGCGCAGCGATGATTTGTGTAGAACGGCGAAGAAGAGCGATGGTCTGTGCAGTGGTGACAATGGCAAAGGTGATGAGCGACGATGGTGAACGGTGAGTGGTGACTGGCGGTGAGTGGTTACTGGGTGGCGACGGTCAACAGCGATGGTAAGAATGGCGAAGGTGAGAGTTGTGCACGACAGGGTTGGCGAAGGTAAGGACGGTGCAGCGACGAGATGATGATGGTAAGGGCGGCGCAACGACGAGGAGGAGGGCGAAGAGAAGCGACGGTGAGTGGTGAGTGAGAGGGTTTCTGTAGCGAGAGTGTTTCTTCGATGGTGAGCTTTGGAGGATTCTGAAAGGGGATCGAGATGAAGGCTAAGATTGGGTTTTGGATTTGGAGGGACAAAAATTTCATTAAGTGTGTGAGTTTTTCTTTCAAAAACTgaggaaaaaaatttattaagtGTCAAATGTTTTgctctagatacattaggcatcacttttgaaGTGCACCCAAAACTTTATAAATAGGCTACTCTTTAAAAGCGTTCCCTTAGATATAAAAAGTGGACCCATAAATATTAacatacggctacgctttttaagtgatttctataatacataaggctacactttttaaatgatgccaaaattgtgtttcctttttaaatgtagcttaaaaaaagtgtggctgaatgggtatttttcttgtagtgcagaatacgctgggggcaatttctgggctattttgacccagtttttggcccagaaaacatagattagaggctataaagtgggagaatgcatccgtTCAAGAGGAGGCCTtccgattattcacttttcatagtttagatgtagcttttagagagagaggttctctcctctctcttaggttttaggattaggattcctcttaaaagaattaggatttgttattatttcaacttattatttcaacttcctctcaggttcaatattccgtttactttatatttctctcttactttcagatactttaatgcttttatttaattacttatgtttccaaattggcttatgaaccattcatgttaggattttctttatttgatataaattgaggtatttcagatttatgatttttatttagatttttatattattggctttaattgattaactggaggctcttaagttatcaaacttatcgtgattgttaattaatttttctaattcaattgaatcccactaactctagtctttccttaggagttggctaggacttggggatctaactaattagtccacttgactttcccttgctttcgtaaaggttaactaagtgggattaaactcaattctcataaggataactaggataggactttcgaattttcataccttgccaagagtttattttatagttatttatttatttttcttgtcatttaaaataCCTGTTCGttattttaaaaacccccaatttacaagattcataaccaataataagaacacctccctgcagttccttgagaagacgacccaagatttaaatacttcggttatcaattttaaaggggtttgttacttgtgaaaaccaaacgtttgtaagaaaggatgattgcttggtttagaaactatacttacaacgggaatttattctaaattctaaactGTCAATCATTCGTTCTTTAGGCATTTCCTtaacatccctctgtacctctcccaggtgttataaagggattcatcatcctcttgtttaaagccttggatgtccagccttagctgtgtcatcctttttggaggaaaatattgattcaagaatttatctaataactgtttctatgttcttatgcttgctgtaggttggttatttaaccacctcttagcttgatcttttacagcaaatggaaatagtaataatttgtagacatcctgatctacttccttgtcatgtactatgtcagcaatttgcaagaattgtaccagaaactcagtaggttcttcctgtggatgaccgaaatactgacaattttgctgcaccatgacaatgagccgaggatttagctcaaaactgcctgctctgatgggaggtatacagatactactcccatatacagcagtaatggggttagcatatgaccccagagtccttctagactgttcattttcacttaagTCCATGATagagaaaagagaattgatatgagttgcaaataaaatatatttttatttttttatttttaaagaaacga harbors:
- the LOC110268426 gene encoding uncharacterized protein LOC110268426, yielding MPNVSRAKHLTLNKFFSSVFERKTHTLNEIFVPPNPKPNLSLHLDPLSESSKAHHRRNTLATETLSLTTHRRFSSPSSSSLRRPYHHHLVAAPSLPSPTLSCTTLTFAILTIAVDRRHPVTTHRQSPLTVHHRRSSPLPLSPLHRPSLFFAVLHKSSLRRPHHRHLRASHHRHLRVDYAKLTKLLKNLMEKVSTMKNTEQILEQHPRVISSLDAYMDNGLQNLELPLI